From a single Campylobacter concisus genomic region:
- a CDS encoding BON domain-containing protein yields MILKFSVFAFLALFFCSCSSVLSPATAPLNVYDAYSISRDKRGIYSITRDKFIQSKLQSKILFSKGLSNIDIEIEVFYGDAYLIGLVDSKELEDKLVGLAKNTDGVREIYTYLRIKKPEYPCDSLKILANLKQNLFKDSIVEGTNVRVSIVGCDVVFSGVVDSIEQEKHAIWYAKHIDGVADVYSFIKVIK; encoded by the coding sequence CTGATTTTAAAATTTAGCGTTTTTGCATTTTTGGCTCTATTTTTTTGCTCTTGCTCTTCGGTTCTTTCTCCAGCAACTGCGCCGCTAAATGTATATGATGCGTACTCTATTTCACGTGATAAACGTGGTATTTACTCGATCACAAGAGATAAATTTATACAAAGCAAATTGCAAAGCAAAATTTTATTTTCAAAAGGGCTTAGTAATATTGATATCGAGATAGAGGTTTTTTACGGAGATGCTTATCTGATCGGACTTGTTGATAGCAAAGAGCTTGAAGATAAGTTAGTAGGACTAGCCAAAAATACAGATGGTGTACGAGAAATTTACACCTATCTTCGCATAAAAAAGCCAGAGTATCCATGCGATAGTCTAAAAATTCTTGCAAATTTAAAACAAAACCTTTTCAAAGATAGTATAGTCGAAGGAACAAATGTGCGTGTTAGTATCGTTGGCTGCGATGTTGTTTTTAGTGGCGTTGTCGATAGTATAGAGCAAGAAAAACATGCTATTTGGTACGCTAAGCACATTGACGGCGTGGCCGATGTCTACTCATTTATTAAAGTTATCAAATAA
- a CDS encoding molybdate ABC transporter permease subunit, protein MQELSWLFDPLFLSIKVVLCQGALLIVFGLALAYYLAFGKAKFKAILEMIVTFPLIFPPIATGFLLLYLLGKNGIVGKALNLEIIFSFKALVLAAFIASLPLFVKPVASALGSLSKSLSEAAYSLGKDKFQTAIFVLFPCVAKSVAAAFILALSRGLGEVGITLILGGNIIGKTDTISLAIYNAVYDGKSDEALVLSLVLVVLSFILFGIINLLDKSKI, encoded by the coding sequence TTGCAAGAGCTCTCTTGGCTTTTTGATCCGCTATTTTTAAGCATAAAGGTCGTTTTGTGCCAAGGGGCTTTGCTTATCGTTTTTGGGCTGGCTTTGGCTTATTATTTAGCTTTTGGTAAGGCCAAATTTAAAGCTATTTTAGAGATGATCGTAACTTTTCCACTCATCTTTCCACCCATTGCTACTGGATTTTTACTGCTTTATCTGCTTGGTAAAAATGGCATCGTCGGCAAGGCTTTAAATTTAGAGATTATTTTTAGTTTTAAGGCCCTTGTGTTAGCTGCTTTTATAGCTTCGCTGCCACTATTTGTAAAGCCTGTCGCTTCTGCTCTTGGCTCACTTTCAAAGAGCCTAAGTGAAGCAGCATATAGCCTTGGAAAAGATAAATTTCAAACAGCTATTTTTGTGCTCTTCCCATGCGTTGCAAAAAGCGTAGCAGCGGCTTTTATCCTAGCTCTCTCGCGTGGGCTTGGCGAGGTTGGCATAACACTAATTTTGGGTGGCAATATCATAGGCAAAACAGACACTATTTCGCTTGCCATTTATAATGCTGTATACGATGGTAAAAGCGATGAAGCACTAGTTTTAAGCCTTGTTTTGGTTGTATTAAGCTTTATTTTGTTTGGGATTATAAATTTGCTTGATAAAAGTAAAATTTAA
- the modA gene encoding molybdate ABC transporter substrate-binding protein — MKKFLLLMVAIFAFGNENLLVSAGGGYKKIVEAVAQNLKKDGVNIDTSFANITAIMAQAKEGKTDVIVGDEDFLKKSDLKIAEYVNLGSGALALATKKGVKIEKVEELKALSKIAMPDAVKTVYGKRANEFMQKANLSGELKDKILAVAGVPQVVTYVLNGEVDAGFINQTELNAHKDEFGSFILIDKSLYAPANIVAAKLEGCDKKADCEKFLNELKSERSKEIYTKFGIR; from the coding sequence ATGAAAAAGTTCTTACTTTTAATGGTTGCAATTTTTGCATTTGGCAATGAAAATTTGCTAGTAAGTGCTGGTGGCGGATATAAAAAGATAGTCGAAGCAGTCGCACAAAATCTCAAAAAAGATGGCGTAAATATCGACACTTCTTTTGCAAACATCACAGCGATCATGGCTCAGGCAAAAGAGGGCAAAACTGACGTGATCGTGGGCGATGAAGACTTTTTGAAAAAGTCTGATCTAAAGATCGCTGAATACGTAAATTTAGGCTCAGGTGCTTTGGCGCTGGCTACTAAAAAGGGTGTGAAAATAGAAAAAGTTGAAGAGCTAAAAGCGCTTTCTAAGATCGCTATGCCAGATGCTGTAAAGACAGTTTATGGTAAAAGAGCGAATGAATTTATGCAAAAAGCAAATTTAAGTGGCGAGCTAAAGGATAAAATTTTAGCAGTTGCTGGCGTACCACAAGTCGTTACTTATGTATTAAACGGTGAAGTTGATGCTGGGTTCATCAACCAGACTGAACTAAATGCACACAAAGATGAATTTGGTAGTTTTATCTTGATAGACAAATCGCTTTATGCTCCAGCAAACATCGTAGCTGCAAAGCTTGAAGGATGCGATAAAAAGGCTGATTGTGAGAAATTTTTAAATGAGCTAAAGAGCGAGAGATCAAAAGAAATTTACACTAAATTTGGCATAAGATAA
- a CDS encoding nicotinate phosphoribosyltransferase — MNELELKMQGKIKRLTDKTFRLDPRIGEGYFTAKYFLKVNEIIKQNLPDQHVTMQFFQRRDDIVLCGIDEVLAVINKFAKDPSELEIYALNDGDIINANEPVLKISGKYENFGFLENVIDATLTRRSCVATNSRDVIRAANGKDVFSMADRQDDICTQPGDGYASFVGGIKKVATDAQGELTGLKGGGTMPHALIQMCGGDIVKASEIYAKTFKNEKITALVDYNNDVITDALKAANALKERLGAVRVDTSKNLIDKYFDDKDTSGFDPHGVCKELIFALRETLDKAGFKYVKIVVSSGFSPKVIKEFEAYNTPVDTYGVGSYLVKNDICGFTGDLVELNGKDEAKFGRKNFASDRLKRVKF; from the coding sequence ATGAACGAACTTGAGCTAAAGATGCAAGGCAAGATAAAAAGGCTAACAGATAAGACTTTTAGGCTAGATCCAAGGATCGGCGAGGGCTACTTTACTGCGAAATATTTTCTAAAAGTAAATGAGATAATTAAGCAAAATTTACCCGATCAGCATGTGACGATGCAGTTTTTCCAAAGGCGTGATGATATCGTGCTTTGCGGCATTGACGAAGTTTTAGCCGTCATCAATAAATTTGCCAAAGACCCAAGCGAGCTTGAAATTTATGCACTTAATGATGGCGATATAATAAATGCAAACGAGCCAGTTTTAAAGATAAGCGGCAAGTATGAAAATTTTGGCTTTTTAGAAAACGTGATCGACGCGACCCTTACTAGAAGAAGCTGCGTGGCGACAAATTCAAGAGACGTAATAAGAGCGGCAAATGGCAAGGACGTCTTTAGCATGGCGGATAGGCAAGATGACATCTGCACGCAACCAGGCGACGGCTATGCATCATTTGTAGGCGGTATCAAAAAGGTCGCTACTGACGCTCAGGGCGAGCTTACTGGGCTAAAAGGTGGTGGCACCATGCCTCATGCGCTTATTCAAATGTGTGGTGGGGATATAGTAAAAGCCTCAGAAATTTATGCTAAAACCTTTAAAAATGAGAAGATTACGGCCTTAGTGGACTATAACAACGATGTGATCACAGATGCATTAAAGGCTGCAAACGCATTAAAAGAGAGGCTTGGTGCGGTTAGAGTCGATACTAGTAAAAATTTGATTGATAAATATTTTGATGATAAGGATACTAGCGGGTTTGACCCACATGGCGTTTGCAAGGAGCTTATATTTGCTCTAAGAGAGACGCTTGATAAAGCTGGCTTTAAATACGTTAAAATCGTCGTTAGCTCAGGCTTTAGTCCTAAGGTTATAAAAGAATTTGAAGCTTATAACACGCCAGTTGATACTTATGGCGTGGGAAGTTATCTTGTTAAAAATGACATTTGTGGCTTTACTGGTGATCTAGTCGAGCTAAACGGCAAAGATGAGGCAAAATTTGGTAGGAAAAATTTTGCCTCAGATAGGCTAAAGAGAGTGAAATTTTAA
- a CDS encoding chemotaxis protein, with translation MKFIKILTFLALFLTVCTAANYANAFEKVGIFEDGVYRFSKNGLGVKKDLLVKVISVQNAEIPHKKIISMLNIPKKSKINDFKTSDAGAIVWPFYEFEGKFLTTIIVENIKKEDSDQKLLKMLELKHPFYSTIFARRKEAKGAIDVKYVLNFKEAKLVKSFKNRP, from the coding sequence ATGAAATTTATAAAAATTTTAACGTTTCTAGCGCTTTTTCTAACCGTTTGCACCGCCGCAAACTACGCTAACGCCTTTGAAAAGGTTGGCATCTTTGAAGACGGAGTTTATCGTTTTAGCAAAAATGGACTTGGCGTCAAAAAAGACCTGCTTGTAAAGGTGATCTCTGTGCAAAACGCAGAAATTCCTCACAAAAAGATCATCTCGATGCTAAATATCCCTAAAAAATCTAAAATAAATGACTTTAAAACAAGCGATGCTGGCGCAATAGTGTGGCCATTTTACGAGTTTGAGGGCAAATTTTTAACGACAATAATCGTTGAAAATATAAAAAAAGAAGACAGCGATCAAAAACTGCTTAAGATGCTTGAACTTAAGCATCCGTTTTACTCGACAATCTTCGCTCGAAGAAAAGAGGCTAAAGGCGCCATAGACGTGAAATACGTGCTAAATTTCAAAGAGGCAAAGCTGGTAAAATCGTTTAAAAACCGCCCTTAA
- a CDS encoding MqnA/MqnD/SBP family protein, with translation MYAAVKFGWVSSKNLAFTSKALDIETLNEEALKGTYEATAISFALYPKICDEYALLRCAVSFGNGYGPKLIKLKGKQLKRNFKVALSGKNTTNALLFRIAYPEARIVYKNFLEIENAVLSGEVDAGVLIHESILNFSDQLCVEREIWDIWSELNGENLPLPLGGMALRRSLPITDAIECERVLSEAVRIATSHKPFLSHMLMERNLIRVGKEELKTYLNLYANDESISMNETQLKALNKLYQIGYDKGFFEKPIDVNDYLIPTEYNEARFS, from the coding sequence ATGTATGCTGCGGTCAAATTTGGCTGGGTTAGCAGTAAAAATTTAGCCTTTACATCAAAGGCGCTTGATATAGAAACGCTAAACGAAGAGGCGCTAAAAGGCACTTATGAAGCCACAGCGATCAGCTTTGCACTCTATCCAAAAATTTGCGACGAGTATGCGCTTTTACGCTGTGCGGTGAGCTTTGGCAATGGATATGGCCCAAAGCTTATCAAGCTAAAAGGTAAGCAGCTAAAGCGAAATTTTAAGGTCGCACTCTCTGGCAAAAACACGACAAATGCCCTGCTCTTTCGCATAGCCTACCCAGAGGCAAGGATCGTTTATAAAAATTTTCTTGAGATCGAAAATGCTGTGCTTAGTGGCGAGGTCGATGCTGGCGTGCTAATACATGAAAGTATCTTAAATTTCTCAGACCAGCTCTGCGTAGAGCGTGAAATTTGGGATATCTGGAGCGAGCTAAACGGCGAAAATTTACCACTTCCACTTGGTGGTATGGCTCTTAGACGAAGCCTGCCCATAACCGATGCTATCGAGTGCGAGAGAGTGCTCAGCGAAGCTGTCAGGATCGCCACTTCGCACAAGCCATTTTTATCTCACATGCTAATGGAGCGAAATCTTATTAGAGTTGGCAAAGAGGAACTTAAAACGTATCTAAATTTATACGCAAACGACGAGTCAATAAGCATGAACGAAACGCAGCTAAAAGCGCTAAATAAGCTCTATCAAATAGGCTATGACAAAGGCTTTTTTGAAAAGCCAATCGACGTAAACGACTACCTAATCCCAACTGAATACAACGAAGCAAGGTTTAGTTGA
- the fliQ gene encoding flagellar biosynthesis protein FliQ has protein sequence MMQSTLVSLGVETFKIALYISLPMLLSGLIAGLIISIFQATTQINETTLSFVPKILLVVVVIIFLMPWMISMMVEFTTRMFEFIPEFIQ, from the coding sequence TTGATGCAAAGTACGCTTGTCTCGCTTGGAGTTGAAACCTTTAAGATCGCCCTTTACATCAGCCTTCCGATGCTGCTAAGCGGCCTAATCGCAGGTCTTATCATCTCCATTTTTCAAGCGACCACACAGATAAACGAAACCACGCTAAGCTTTGTGCCAAAAATTTTGCTAGTCGTCGTTGTTATCATATTTTTGATGCCTTGGATGATCTCGATGATGGTTGAATTTACCACTCGCATGTTTGAGTTTATACCGGAATTTATCCAGTGA